A single Prevotella sp. E15-22 DNA region contains:
- a CDS encoding YjdF family protein, whose product MNTGSLTVMFEDPFWIGLFEQTDHEGLHVCKVTFGAEPTDKEVMEFIDKNWHLLQFSQAVEAERDSGTKINPKRQLREAKKQMQSQGIGTKSQQALKLQQEQNKMERKQRSKAEREAEKQRQFDLRQAKRKEKHRGH is encoded by the coding sequence ATGAATACAGGTTCGCTGACAGTTATGTTTGAGGATCCTTTCTGGATTGGTTTGTTTGAGCAAACCGACCATGAAGGGTTGCACGTTTGCAAGGTGACTTTTGGTGCCGAGCCGACGGACAAGGAGGTGATGGAGTTCATTGATAAGAACTGGCATCTCCTCCAGTTCAGTCAGGCGGTTGAAGCCGAAAGGGATTCTGGGACAAAGATAAATCCCAAGCGACAACTACGCGAAGCCAAGAAGCAGATGCAGTCGCAGGGCATAGGTACCAAGTCGCAGCAGGCCCTGAAACTTCAACAGGAGCAGAACAAGATGGAGCGAAAACAGCGTTCAAAAGCCGAACGCGAAGCCGAAAAACAACGTCAGTTCGACCTGCGCCAGGCCAAAAGGAAAGAGAAACATAGAGGACATTAA
- a CDS encoding putative quinol monooxygenase — MVRINSMFNVKDEADAQQVKQMARQLIEQSRLEEGNLSYDLFQGSSPTCLLFCETWLDNDAFKAHVANQHYTTIMPKIKQLIVGNKDLKIFEYE; from the coding sequence ATGGTAAGAATTAATAGTATGTTTAATGTAAAGGATGAGGCTGATGCTCAGCAGGTAAAGCAGATGGCACGGCAACTCATTGAGCAATCGCGTTTAGAAGAGGGCAACCTCTCTTACGACCTTTTCCAGGGTAGTAGTCCAACATGCCTGTTGTTTTGCGAGACTTGGCTTGATAATGATGCCTTCAAGGCTCATGTCGCCAACCAGCACTACACCACCATTATGCCAAAAATCAAGCAGCTCATCGTTGGCAATAAAGATCTTAAGATATTTGAGTATGAATAA
- a CDS encoding esterase family protein yields the protein MNNSKIDTIEIQSKVLGKAMAVMVYVPADFTEGLPTLYFMHGRNGDEKIIHALDIQAVADKMIADGRMHPILIACPRMEDALGLNAYEDYFFGEVLPHVEQQYKTRKRYIGGCSAGGYIALNYALRHPTMFERVGGHMPAIDEQLDDEDLHYFGTREQWAANNPLFLAEKHSLPTKIEFYLDAGNEDEGGFYRGCAQLAERLAARGAQVQNHLNEGHHTIDYIKAHLEEYLMFYAK from the coding sequence ATGAATAATTCAAAAATAGACACGATAGAAATACAAAGCAAGGTACTTGGGAAAGCGATGGCAGTGATGGTCTATGTGCCTGCTGACTTTACGGAGGGGTTGCCTACGCTTTATTTCATGCACGGACGTAACGGTGACGAGAAGATTATCCATGCACTTGATATACAGGCTGTCGCTGACAAGATGATTGCCGACGGGAGAATGCACCCGATACTAATTGCCTGTCCGAGAATGGAAGATGCTTTGGGGCTAAACGCCTACGAGGATTATTTCTTTGGTGAAGTTTTGCCACATGTAGAGCAGCAGTACAAGACACGTAAACGCTATATTGGCGGTTGCTCGGCAGGCGGTTACATCGCCCTGAATTACGCATTGCGACATCCTACGATGTTTGAGCGTGTGGGTGGTCATATGCCTGCCATAGACGAGCAACTGGATGATGAAGACCTGCATTATTTCGGCACACGCGAACAATGGGCGGCAAACAATCCGCTCTTTTTGGCCGAAAAACACTCTCTGCCAACTAAAATCGAGTTTTATCTTGATGCGGGCAACGAAGATGAAGGTGGTTTCTATCGCGGATGTGCGCAACTGGCAGAAAGATTGGCAGCCCGTGGCGCTCAGGTTCAGAATCATTTAAACGAAGGACATCATACCATTGATTATATCAAAGCCCATTTGGAGGAATATCTTATGTTTTATGCTAAATAA
- a CDS encoding CatA-like O-acetyltransferase, family 2, whose translation MKQEISPKDTNRAIAFELWTKSPMPMVTLTKTFDVTRLRKASRKRRLKFNMLLCWCIGQAASKIEEFYMLPQDGKLYKYDRMAINVIADNVKGGLSFCDVAVSDDLEAFNANYMHLTETITQTCQDILDDEAVIVGTSAVTGTELDSIVNQYSGIFNNPFLAWGRYRKGWLKTTLPISFQFHHAQMDGKHAARFLEELQKTINAL comes from the coding sequence ATGAAACAGGAAATCAGTCCCAAGGACACGAACAGGGCCATTGCCTTCGAGCTGTGGACAAAGTCGCCCATGCCCATGGTGACACTCACCAAGACCTTCGACGTGACGCGACTGCGCAAGGCGAGCAGAAAGCGAAGGCTCAAGTTCAACATGCTACTGTGCTGGTGCATCGGTCAGGCTGCATCGAAGATTGAGGAGTTCTATATGTTGCCCCAAGATGGGAAACTGTACAAATACGACCGCATGGCCATCAACGTGATAGCCGATAATGTCAAGGGCGGACTCAGCTTCTGCGATGTGGCTGTCAGCGACGACCTGGAGGCGTTTAATGCCAACTACATGCATCTGACGGAGACCATCACCCAGACCTGTCAGGACATCCTCGACGATGAGGCCGTCATCGTGGGCACCTCGGCCGTCACGGGCACAGAGCTCGACAGCATCGTTAATCAATACAGCGGCATCTTCAACAATCCCTTCCTGGCTTGGGGCCGCTATCGCAAAGGCTGGCTGAAGACCACCCTCCCCATCTCCTTCCAGTTTCACCATGCCCAGATGGACGGCAAGCATGCAGCCCGCTTTCTGGAAGAACTGCAAAAGACTATCAACGCGCTATGA
- a CDS encoding flavodoxin family protein, whose protein sequence is MNILIINGSPRKKGLISQMLGIMREEAEKRGDTVETVYTNDLTVKPCTGCMACRTKGKCVLAEDDSQRVLQMMQQADAIIMGAPCYWGNIPGQMKLMFDRQVYGMMRDTPRFPEPLMKGKKCILISTCTTPWPWNILFKQSRGAIRAMREIAHYAGFNIVKTIERGGTAMHPLLTEKDKQKCRKAISCLVLNKVDTKSSTLW, encoded by the coding sequence ATGAACATACTGATTATAAATGGCAGTCCCAGGAAGAAGGGACTCATCTCGCAGATGCTTGGCATCATGCGTGAGGAAGCAGAAAAACGAGGTGACACGGTGGAGACGGTCTATACCAACGACCTGACCGTGAAGCCCTGCACAGGTTGTATGGCCTGTCGCACGAAGGGGAAGTGCGTACTGGCAGAGGACGATTCGCAACGGGTGCTGCAGATGATGCAGCAGGCTGATGCCATCATCATGGGAGCGCCCTGCTACTGGGGTAACATCCCAGGACAGATGAAGCTGATGTTCGACCGTCAGGTGTATGGCATGATGCGCGACACCCCTCGCTTTCCTGAGCCACTGATGAAGGGCAAGAAGTGCATCCTCATCAGCACCTGCACCACGCCCTGGCCTTGGAACATCCTGTTCAAGCAGTCGCGTGGCGCCATCCGTGCCATGCGCGAAATAGCCCACTATGCAGGCTTTAACATCGTGAAAACCATCGAGCGTGGTGGCACAGCCATGCACCCCTTGCTGACAGAGAAAGACAAGCAGAAATGCCGCAAGGCAATTAGTTGTCTTGTTTTAAATAAGGTTGACACCAAAAGTTCAACATTATGGTGA